A part of Entelurus aequoreus isolate RoL-2023_Sb linkage group LG03, RoL_Eaeq_v1.1, whole genome shotgun sequence genomic DNA contains:
- the LOC133644633 gene encoding C-C chemokine receptor type 6-like, with protein MSTETSDDDYYYGTEDFSPCHLGLNPANVLTQTYLHSLICALGLVGNILVVVTYIFYKKIKTMTDVYLVNVAVADLTFVLALPFIIYNEQHSWPMGAVACKVLRSAYSINLYSGMLLLACISGDRYIAIVQARRSFGARSGSLIYSRVICSSVWVCAAALTAPTLIYTKRVEEDGPGAEDVVCQLSFSADSKAKLIKVLIPSLQMAIGFVLPLVVMMLCYSCITLTLIRAQSSQRHKAIRVVVVVVVVFIACHLPYNVALLNHTLSLFKERSCEGEKLKLQVLAVSKGVAYLHCCLNPILYAFTGSKFRTHFRQIFKDLWCFGKKCTYSARPSRGMSISVSVLGFKTSEGSNNFSSFTV; from the coding sequence ATGTCTACAGAGACTTCAGACGATGATTATTATTACGGCACTGAAGATTTTAGTCCTTGCCACTTGGGTCTAAACCCTGCAAACGTCCTCACTCAAACTTACCTGCACTCCCTCATCTGCGCCTTGGGCCTGGTGGGCAACATCCTGGTGGTGGTCACGTACATATTCTACAAGAAGATCAAGACCATGACAGATGTTTACCTGGTCAATGTGGCCGTGGCCGACCTGACCTTCGTGCTGGCCTTGCCTTTCATCATATACAACGAGCAGCACAGTTGGCCGATGGGTGCTGTGGCCTGCAAAGTGCTGAGGTCAGCATACAGCATCAACCTGTACAGCGGGATGCTCCTGCTGGCGTGCATCAGCGGCGATCGTTACATTGCCATCGTGCAGGCCAGACGCTCTTTCGGCGCCCGCTCCGGCTCTTTGATCTACAGCCGCGTCATCTGCTCTTCTGTGTGGGTTTGCGCCGCGGCGTTAACCGCGCCCACGCTCATTTATACCAAGCGCGTGGAAGAGGACGGCCCGGGGGCCGAGGACGTGGTGTGTCAGCTGTCTTTTAGCGCAGATAGCAAAGCCAAGCTCATCAAAGTGCTCATTCCCAGCCTGCAAATGGCCATCGGCTTCGTGCTGCCCCTCGTGGTGATGATGCTGTGCTACTCCTGCATCACGCTCACGTTGATCCGAGCGCAGAGCAGCCAGAGGCACAAGGCCATCCGAGTGGTTGTGGTGGTGGTCGTCGTCTTCATTGCGTGCCACCTGCCGTACAACGTGGCCTTGCTCAACCACACGCTCTCTCTCTTTAAAGAGAGAAGCTGTGAAGGAGAAAAGCTCAAACTCCAAGTTCTGGCCGTGTCCAAAGGTGTCGCCTACCTGCATTGCTGTCTTAATCCCATCCTCTACGCCTTCACTGGCTCCAAGTTTAGGACCCACTTCAGGCAAATATTTAAGGACCTGTGGTGCTTTGGTAAAAAATGCACTTACTCGGCCCGCCCTTCGCGTGGCATGTCTATATCTGTGTCTGTACTGGGCTTTAAGACTTCAGAAGGATCCAACAACTTCTCATCCTTTACTGTATGA